GGAACGAAATGACAATCTAAACTCATTTTGTAAACATAGGACTGCCTTGCTAGTCTGATGTATTTTATGGGGTGGAGGGAGCTGAGAACATAGAATGGGGTTGGGCTAGAGAGTTCCTACTCTAATAAGGAATGCAACTTTCAAAAGCTGCAGGTGTTAAACATGTTTAACATGTCTCCAGAGTTATAAAGAGCTATACCTGAAATGCTGGTGTAGATGGTAATTACAACACGACTGTGACCACCCAAGTACAGAGTAAGCAAATGACAGTAATGGCTTAGGACAGCAATGATAACTGCCCAGAACTCCACTGATGAAATGGGGCTGTGTACTAAGCAGTTATTGCAGGAACTTGCAGTCTAATAATAGATAATTTGTAGCTACTTAAATTCCCAGGGATCCTGTACTCAGGTttagaaacagaaacaaacacggaaatttatattcataataaaTTATGTGTGTCTATCCAGTCAAACCATGCTGGgcttttttaatgaaagaaagctGATAATTTAGGAAAACCAATGGTATGACATGTTTTACTAGAATTACAATTCACCAAACATTATTGAGGGGTGGGGTAAGAAGAAAACCTGAAGGCAGGCAATGCATTAAAAGCATCAATAAGAGTTTTCTGGTGCTAACAAAGTTCACTGACAGTAAGAACTTTACTATCTTCCACCTAAGAAGTTTCCTTAaatactaacttttaaaaatcccttctgTCATGATGTGAGCCCATTCATTGAACCGTGAGGAACAAGGAtggaaaataagaatagaaaaagtATGGTTCAGCCTGAGTCTAAGTGGTCTGGtgttctaccaaatgtttaatttaaagtcttaatttcttatttttaattataatgttgCTGTCTGACTGACTGATCTTGAAGGATCAGGGATTTTTCGACGACTCTAACTGAACACAAGCTCCTTCTCAGATGGGGCGAGTGAAGTGAGAAGAGTGTGTCAATCTGGGCAAGTTGTGCAGCTACTGATGGAGAAGCAGGGACACAACAGGGAATGCAGAAGCCCTACCAGGACATCGATGTGAGCTGCTCTCAATTATGCAGCAAATACTAAGAAGAAAGGACAATGCTGAATTCGAATTCAGTGAAAGGCAGTCCTCAGGCTCTTTCAAGCTAGCCCTAGATCTGTGTCCTGCGACAGGTTTCTCTACTGGGTTTCAGCACGGGGTTTTACCATCCTTCAGATCTTTTCtaaagacaaaaatgacaaaGTCTATAGATGGAAGAGGTGGTAATGAAGCAGGGAAGGGGAAAAAGATGGTGATGTGtttacttttattatctttttttaaatgtggccaggggttttatagtatttttttttaatctttttggttattgaaaaaaatagaacagtCCACTGTCCAGCAGAGGCTGCTTCAACTCTATTGCTCCAGGGCTCATTCTGCATGGATCTGCGTTTCAGGATGCTGCAAGGACAACTCTGTGGGCAGGAAGGCCCCTTGACCCAAAGCTGTAGCATAGGTCCTGCTCTGTGGATGGGGAAAGCCGGGGGGCACATACGTCCCCATGCCGCCCCCTGCAAAGACTCCCCGCTGGTGCTGAGGCAGGGGGTGGTAATCTTCCAGGTTATCATACTGAGACACAACAGCCACGCTGCTCTGGCGCTTGCCGTGCGGTTGGTATTGGTACAGCACACTGGGGTCCCTCTCCACGTTCTGAGTGTGATGGAGTTTGAGGCTATGACTCCTCTCTGGTTTAGGGGGTGGGACCATTGACTGAGTGAGGTGTTCTTCCTCCTTGTAGCAGTCTCTGGAGTGTTTCTCTGGGGCAGAAGGCTGCCTAGCCCAAGGTCGCTCCATCTCTTTGGAGAGCCTCACCTCTTTGTGGTTCAGTCTTAAAGATTCTTGCCCGGATGCAGCATATTTCACTCCAGAGTTATGGTAGCTGACTGGCTCAGAAGTGTCTGGAATCCCTTTGGACCCATAATCTAACTGGCCAGCTCCCTGGGGATAAGGGGGCCCATTCTTTGACTCACAGAACTGCCTATGGCTTGCTTCCTGGTGCGCCCTGTGCTCAGGGAGACTGCAGCCCATGTCAGGAAGCTTCCTGCTCCTCAGGCTGCTCTGCTTCTGTGGCAGGGATGGCTTCTCCGGCTGCGTGCTACCATGGCCTCCGTGGTGGTGGGCTCTGTCCATCTCTGCCTCGGGATGCCTCCTGTAGAAGCGGTCCTCTCCGTCGGGACTGATGGCCTTGGCTGCATGGcggctttcctttccttctgccacTGAGAGAAGTCCAGTTTTCCCAGGATCTGATTTACTACGCAGATGAATGACATAGATCCCACCCAAGTCGTCCTGCACGGCCGGGGTCATGTTATCATACTGGGACATGACAggccctttcaccttctgccgaGCACGGCTCTCTCTCCGGATGGACTGCATGCGGTATTTTTCCATGTCCTCAAGATCCCATGAGGTGTAGGTGTGCCTCACATCAGCCGCCGGAGGCATGTTGACTACATTATGGTCGTTGGGAGAGAAATAGCCAGTCACGTTGGCCCGGGGACGTGGAGGCAAACCAGCATAACTGTACAAGTTCTTTCCTTGCAGCCTAGGATTGTAGAAAGCAAAGTCTCGATTGGGAAGGCGGTGAAGGGGTCTCAACTGGACTGTGCCATAGGCATCCACATCACACAGGGCCCCATCTGGACTGTAATAGGAACTAGAAGAGCTGGAATATGGGCTATACCTGTAGTGGACCCGGCCATTCTCAAAGTAAGGCTGCAGCTGAGTGACGTGATAATCGGAGCGGGCCTGGGAGGACTGATATGGCTTATATTGGTACAGGGGTCTTGGGCAGTAGACTGGCTCATCATCTGGGGGAACTTCTGTCCGTGAAATGGGAACAGAGCGAATCATGGAAGACGGCGGAGCATGGAGAGACTGCACTCTCCGGATGGTAGGGTATGGTGGAATGTCTTCAGGGTAACAGGTATTCCTAACAGAGGAGCTCAAAGACGACACATACTCGATCCGGCTGCATGGCTTGGAATGGTGTCCAGATGCGTTTCTTCCTGGGGCCACATATGTGTTATAACGAAGACCCATGGAGGCTGGTGGCTCTGACCTGGCACCATACACTTGGTGCTGCTCCAATTTACTGTGATGTGGAGGTACACTCTGGGGACGGTACTGGCAGTTTGGAGTCATACTGAAATGCAAACAGTTTTCTGGACCAAAGGGTTCAGTGGTGACATCGGGCCTAGCAAAGGAGGAGTAAACTGTTTTCTGAGAAGCATGCTTAGGTTGTGGGACAGGAAGTGGTAAAGGCAACGCATCATCCACAGAGGCGGATGAAGCAGTGACAAAGGAATGATAATTTGAACTGCTGGTGGCATCTGCACTGCTGGAGTGTATGGCAGCAGCCATCTTACTCTCCATCGTCCTGGTGGGGGGCAGTGGTGTAGGAAAGCCACAGGGATGTGCAGGGACAGACTCGGCACGCAGGTGCAGCAGCGGGGCCCGGGCACCATCCCGCACTTTCTCAGGCAGGCCTGGCTGGACAGCTGTAGCCATGGGACACTGAGCAGCAGCTGCACCACTGTCACTGATGAAGGCAGACGCAGGGTCATCCACGGCTCGAGGTTCAGGTGGCCTCTCTGGAACTGGAACTGCTCCTTGAACCTATTGAAAGACGATAATACTATGGGTCTATTTTTTGTTCCGTCTATGAATCAAGTACTATTAAATTTGTAACTCACAAATTGAGGCTGGTTGGGTAGCAGCTTGAACTTTCCCAAGCCATGTGGTTGCAATGAATCTGTACCCACTGATAGGAAAAGAAGGCTGGTGCTGctattttgtataaatatagtattctctctggagaaccattcaaagttttctaatttatgaGAGGTTTTAAATGCGAGGCGAGGTGGCCTATGGCATGATTTTAATATACAAACCAAGAGAGGTTTAGTCAAGTAATACTGTAGAGCTTAAAAATACATACCCAGTCTCTTAGTCTAGCTCAGTCTCAACACCAAGGACATTTTGTTAAATTAAGAGTTAATTCTATCATCTGGAGAGACTTTTGAAATTCACAGTTGTACACAGTGAGCAGCTTTAGGCCTTCAAAAATAGGGAAAGGCAATATTCAAATCAGAGGCTACTGCCTCTCCCCTACCTTTGATTCCACCTTAGTCTGGCCAAAGATAATCCTCATACTGAAAACATGCTATCCTTGAGAAGCAGTAAACACAGCATCCTCCACTAAGGTCTAAAATCTGAAGTCCTATTAATAGTTCAAGGTGACTAAGAAAAACAACCTGTGGCACTTCTTAAAATATGAGGAAATTCAGGAAGAAACCTTAGCATTCTGCATACTACATTCTCTCACTGAAACAGGTGCCTGACTATGGGACAAACTGCTGGTGAATGCTAGGAAAGTCACAAAAATCCCAAGGTACTATAATCTCTACACTTGCAAAAAGTCTGCAAGGCAGACAGTCCTACGGATGTTTTGAGAATGAAGTATTTTCATTGTGTAACTGTGAATAATTGGCAGAGAGTaggtaaatgacttgcccaaagtcacaatcAGTCAGTGATGGagttggaataaaaaaaaaaaaaaaactcacaaccTTAAAGCCCACTTTGTCTTACTAAGTGTTACTAGGAATAAACTAGTGTTTTGCTAGTTTATTGTGTTACTAGGAATAAACTACCAAGACACTTTAGAAGAAAAGGGAGCAGGTACAGTTAAGCTATAGTCATGGAGGAGCTACTCCCTTTCCTCGGGAAAAGCCAGCATCAAGGTAATGGCAGGCTCCAACCTCAAATGGGAATTATTTCATGGAAACCAGCCATAGGGCTTAAAAGCAATTGTTGTGTCTGACTCAAAGGTAACAACACACCCTGCTGAAAAGTGACATACCTTTGGTAATAGTATATTTCATCTCACTGATATCTTCCCCTTCTTACCTTGTGGGAATTATTTAATCCTATATTGGTTGCTGCTTGTACCTGCCCCACAACTGGTGGCTGCTCTGCAGATCTCTGGGAAGGTGGAGGGGGAAGGGGACGATTAGTTCTGTGCGTGCGCTGAAGGGTGGCAGCAGCAAAATCAGCAGTGGTGGGTTGTTCAGCCACATCCCAGCTGACTTCCTTGGTGCTCATTTGGGCTGTTGCTGGAGTAGTTGTCATGTACGTCATGGTGGCTGTGCTGGTATTCTCTTCGGGGGACCCAGAAGGAGGATAGATTTTATCCCTAGGTAAATTAGGAGGTGTGGGTGATTTGTCTGCAAGGgacccagaaggaaggaagattttATCCCTAGGTAAATTAGGAGGCGTGGGAGATTTGTCTGCAAATTCTAAAGGGTGATGGGGTTTATCCACACTTGCACCAAGGTAAGAAGGAGGCTGATCTCCACTGTAGAAACGGGGTGGAGACTGGACCTGATCCAAGAAGGAGACAGCTGGCATACTGTTcttcccagactggtcttcagGGAAACTTATAAGATCATCAGACTTCTCTGAGTCTAAGGGAACTGAAGTAATTCTGGCCTTTTCTGGGTCCCCAGATAAATATGTTTGATGTGGCTGATTCCCTGTTAAGTCTACTTGGTGATATTGCTCCCCAGATTCAGTTGTGTTGGAATGGGTAGGATCCCCAACAGCTGTTGTCTCTGGTAGAGGATGGTCACAGTTTCCTGGTGCATTATTCTGGAGGTGGAACTGCTCTGCTGGTCGATCGGTTTGGAAATAGGCCTTATCTAGAGCAACTGCAGAGTAAGAACTGGGCAGATTATCTTCAGTTGTAGCCACCGCTATATCTCCATAATTTGTATACCCAGCCTGAGAGGTCCCTGGTCTCTTCAATGACTGAGTTGAGGCTTGCTGTGCGGACTCAGCTAATGCTAGCGCCAACATTCGGGCAACATTTTTCGGAGGCGGTGGTGGTGGGATAAGAGAGACTGAACTGACAGGAACGGAATCCTGAGGGGGGTCATGGGTAACTGCTCCTAGTGggaaattgggaaaaaaaatgagagtgaAAAGGTAGCTTACGTTATCCTAAATGGAAAGCCAAACACTCCCCATGTGATCACTAAAAAATAGGTGCCTTCCATATTTCAAAATGGCAATCCATGATCTTCTATCCCACATGCAAATGCTGTAGAAAACACATCTGGtgcagaaggaaaactaaaacaaacagtGTATAAAGACCgcaatctcttcttgaattgctacagagatgggggaaaaaaagcagatcCCTCACCTGGCTCAGAAAAGATTGCTTAGAAAACAAGCTTCAAGCGCTTACAGACTGTTATTATGAACAGTTTTTACATTTGATGGTGTAGGCTGGCTTGTTAACTTGGAAGGCtacaataaagatattttattagaagagaaaacagaatcaaGAGCTACGCAGTTGTGCAAAAATTATCCACGAATTCTCACTGTCCAAAGAGATAAGGGGACTTTTGTGAAGATTTGAAGCAGGACCATTGGCCCTTTTGGGGAGTTTTGTTTGACTGCTTTTAATTTAGGGCTTTGAGCCATCAGCACCACCCAGAAAAGCATTCTCTTTGATTAAAGGCTAGCTGTGGACCAATTTCTCTCCTAAAAGGCACAGATGGCACACAGGATTGAAGATCCCTCTTAACTTAAAGAAAGAATGGAGGAAAACAAACGGTACCTGTCTGAGTCTGTCCAGAAGCTACAGCCTTACTCTGACTGCTTGAGACAGACTGATCCTCTTTCCCTGGTAACTCTACTTCTTCAGCAGCCACCTGGTCCAGGGGCTGGACTTCAGATTCACATCCTTCTTGGGCATCTGTctcatttgttttcatctttactaTCTGGGTGGGGGATCTATTTGTGGCATCCCTTTCTTCAATGCATTTGTCCCAGGCTGAAGATGATGCATTCTGAGCTGTGGTATTTGAGACTGTACCAATGACTTCTGACACCCGTGGTGGTAGGGTCACTGAAATTGGCTCAGATATGTTCATAGAAGGTGATTTGCTTAATTTCCGTCCTATCTTCGGAGAGAAAGCATAGACGACCTTTTCCGTAAAGGAGGATGGCTTAGATGATTTCTCTTCAGTTGGGCTCAAGTCCAGGGTAAAGAATGGACTCAGTTTCTCCTGAAGAGGAGAGACAGGTTCAGAGCTTGCTGTGCTTCCTGGAGTCTGACATTGGCTACCACCTGTTTCTGCATCCTTTTTATTGGCACTTGTTTTATCCTTGGAGTATCCTGGTGAATCTAAAAAGGAAGCACCACTCTCCAGACATTCTGATTCGGCCTTAGGAGGACTACATTGAAATGACATTGGATCAAAATCCAGGCTGGCTACTCCAATGTCTGGTGGGCTCAAGTCAACATCCTCAGCTGAATGAGGAGACATAAGGGCTGGGATATGAAGCAgccctccttcctcctcactcTCATTGTCATGAGGCAGATTATCATAGGAGTTACAGCGATTCCCCAGCATTTCTCCATTAAAAGAGGCAGACAGTGCGTCACTGGAAGATCTGGGTCTTCTGGGTCGGAAGAgcttagaatcacctggaaaaaATGAGTAACAATGTCAAAGTATGAACATCCTAGATACACAATGCTGTGGTAAGTCACCTACTCAGCACAGCAGTAACTTACTGTCTAGGTGAAGGAAGTGttacttctcattttctttctgaaaattcttTCAGGGCACACAGATCATTTAAACTTGAGATAATAGAACTCCCAAACCAAATGCTACGTAGCGAACACGTGACAGAATCAGAGGGTGAATGCAGTATTTCATGGTCTGGATAGGAAAAATAACTCAGAATGCTTGGATTCTATTACTAATCCAACACTGATTCTtggtgtgactttgggcaagcttttcatttctttgtctcttatttTATCACTGGCCCTCATATGACTTATGAGGAGGAATTAATCACTTTGAGTGGCGTTTCGAATCTTTAATAGCAaaatgggttttttgttttgtggggaAACATCCTTATAATattcaaatttctaaataaactgaacttctcaatgaaaaaatcttcacaatcccATAAAGTATTTACACATATTTAGTAAAAAATTCCTTTCAGATACTAAACAagaacctcattttttttttcccttaagaataGGCTTTAAGTTTCCCAAGCAGAGTCCTCAAGAGTGGCAGAGAGTATTACGTAATTTTACGATGTTGCTAAATATCAAACtggtaaaaaaagaaactattctaTTAGGATTATTTTAATTGCCATagttaaaaagtaatttaaagagGCAGAAACtatcttaataaatataaatatattggtcgggcacagtggctcatgcctgtaatcccagcactttggcaagctgaggcaggcagatcacctgaggtcaggagttcgagactagcctggcccaaatggcgaaaccccgtatctactaaaaatacaaaagttagctgggcatggtggcgcatgcctgtagtcccagctattcaggaggctgggcaagataatcacttaaaccaggtgttggaggttgcagtgagccaaaattgtgccactgcactccaacctgggcgacaaagcaagattctgtctaaaaaaaaaatatatatatatatatattcacaaatgTACTGATTACTCATAAAATTAATTCCTTACAAACATCTTCTGCTTAACACTAGTATCTACCTAGCTTGCTGCATTGTTTTTGTAAGTTCTCTCGACTAGTTTAATTGAAAATCTTGGAAAATTCACATGATGTCAGACACTCGGATAAAGTGATGGGGAAGAACTTCTGGAATCAAAAGCAAAGCCATTGATCAGTGAGGATCTGGCAGTTAGAAGAGTTATTAAATGAAGATGAGAAAGCTGACCAAGATGATGATACTTCAGGATATTTCAAAAGAGCAAGATTTCACTTGTTCTTGCGTATCACTGGATTAAGAAAAGCCCTTTGGAAATCAATGTagctcctgtttttttttgtttttttttgtttccagacagagtcttgctctgtcgccaggctggagtgcagtggcacaatctcggctcactgcaacctccacctcgcgggttcaagcaattctcctgcctcagcctcctgagtagctgggactacaggcgagcaccaccacgcccagctaatttttgtacttttagtagagacagggtttcaccatgttggccaggatgatctcgatctcttgaccttgagatccgcctgcctcggcctcccaaagtgctggcattataggcgtgagccactgtgctcggctggttagtttttttaaaaggactttCTTTATAATTCTGCTGCAATGGCAAAACTCaattcaaataaatgaagaatgtcCTATTATGCTATTAcagttctattaaaaaaaaaagcttcttccAAATTGACATTTAAttctttattctaaaaattagTGCATAGATATAACCATAATCTAACTTTTGctaaataagagagaaaataaacttctttgcacaattttttagttttgttttttaagttacaCTGCAGTCAAACCTCTTTTCACCCTTAACCATGAAATTTTAGTccctattttaaaaagattttctttttttttgagacagagtttcactcttgtcacccaggctagagtgcagtggtgcaatctagactcactgcaacctccgcctcccgggttcaggcgattctcctgcctaagcctcccaagtagctgggattacaggtgcctgccaccatgcccagctaacttttgtacttttagtagagatgcggtttcgccacattggccaggctggtgtggaacttctgacttcaggtgatccacccatctcagcctcccaaagtgctgggattacaggcgtgagcccacaTCTGGCCAAAGATTTATCTTAAGTTGCCTTCTCCAAGTACTAATTATCCTTGTAAATGAGGACCACACGTAATCAATCCAATCTATGAAATTTAAGACCAGGTTAAGCCATTTGCAAGACAAAAGACTACTGGTCTAAATATCAAAACTGCTTAATTATACACTTTATAAAATTATGCTCCCattataaaatttaaaggaaatagtAATAACACAAGTTTTCACTAGACATTAATAAATACGAATGGCTAACTTGAAATATTTCAGCTATTTTTATGTAAACTGAATAGCAGTCATgccaaaaatgaaaagattaaagaCTGCTACCATGTGAAAGCATCAATGAATTTTAATCTGAATAATACTAAATAGATACTAGTATTCCTAGGAAATGAATAGCCTACTTATTAAGCacaggtatataaaaataaactcaattgCAGTATTCTTTTATGCAATACATTATAGAATAAAATGACTGATGTTTTCAGTCTTACCATCAACTGCATGGAGAGACGTAAGAGACTCCTCACTTTTAGCTGAACGGAGGGTTCCTTCTGCCCTGCCACctgaagaataaaaaacaaatagtgtgaagatttattatttgttacatatgtgGTTAATGGGATCAGTGTTTTTCTTGATACATGTAAACTTTTGAGAGTGATTAGCTGTACATTTTGACAGCAATTTAGTATTCTATTATATAGTGTGTTACCCTGTTCTTAAATGGTTTCCCGTGTGAAAAATCTCTTTTCTAAAGGATTATGAATTTGAGCATAGAGATTAACTAAGATGcttctttctttcacatttcctAAAGACCAATATGATATCTTGAGATGACATCATACTGGATGTAGAGTGGACCTTACACCCAATGACTGGCGTCCTTGTaagaaaacacagagacacagagatggCCATGTGgacatggaggcagagattggagggaTGCTGCCACACGTCAAGGAATGCCAggagccaccaggagctgggAAAAGCAAGGAAGCATTTTTCCCTGGAGCCTTTGGAGAGAACACAgtcctgctgataccttgatttcagactttgaGCTTCCAGAGCCacgaggggaaaaaaaagaatctgtttattttttaccaCTCgacttgtggtaatttgttacggGAACTCTGGGATATGAACACAGGTAACTTTACGTACATATGTGAATCTTATTCGCTAAGTATCTTCGTCCTCTTTAACCCCCTGGCAGCACTATGAATGCTTTCTTTTTAACCCCCTCTTCCCCTGCTAAGGATAGCatgcatctttttttctctacctacctttataataatttcttcttaCTCTCCTCTCATGACAGCTCTTCCTTTCCCACCTTTAAACATTGCTTCTCTCCAAAATTCAGCCCTCAGCTGGCTTCTTTTCACTCTGCTCCCATTTCTTGAAATACCATTCTTAGTCCCTTGTCAGTTAGGTGAATCCCTACTTCTCCTTGACAACCCATATCAAAGGCTGTATTTTCTAATCACTAGCCCCTCCTCTACAAGAGTTGACAATTCCTACTATAACTATCTCATGtaactatttcttttattttttaagagacaatgtctcgctttgtcacccaggctggagtgcaatggcacaaccatagctcaccgcagcctcaacctcctgggctcaagcaatcctcctacctcagcctctagagtagctgagactataggtgtgtgccaccaagcctcgCTTATTTGcaatttatcctttctttctttttttttttttttgtagatgcaacgcttcactttgttgcccaggctggtcttgaactcctggcttcaagctatcttcccgccttggcctcccaaaatgttgggattacaagtgtaagccactgtacctagcctaAACCACCATTTCAATAACTATGATTCTGCACTAATAATTCAGTTTCTTACACGTATGACTTCCCAATTTGACTTGGAAGGCAGACTACCTTAATTTTCTATCAGCAGAGCCTGCTATCAAAATAGTTAGCACATGCTCTACATGATTGCAAACTGAATGACGAATTAAATGAATTGAACATTACACTTCAAACACTACCTAAGAAGAAAGTACTACTATCCTTCCTAGATTCAGAAGTTGTCACTATCAATAGAACATggcttttaaactatttttaaaagagcagtttTTCAACAGTAATAGATTTATTTGATCTAATAAAATACTCTATTAATGAGACTCCTAATAAATAATACCTTCTCTAGTTAAGAGTTATAAACTTGAAAGGTATGTTGAAAcacagttttgaaatttttttagaTCTGTAAAAATATAGATCGATAAATTTAGATACCATAGCAGTATTTATTTACAACAATATACAAGGTATATGGGAATTTAATCACatttacactatatatatatagtttccttaagaaaagaaattgcatacttctacatatttatatatcatttatataatattacttTTCAGTTTAGGAATAAAGAATTGGTGAAAGAAGACACTCCATATGTGTGACACAACTGTGAACATGTTACGGAAGCAGATCATCACAATATGTGAAGAATGTGCCCAGAGCAACCAAAGACCATCATGACAGCAGCAGAAGTGAGAATCTCCCGGGCATTCACCTTTCAGAGCCATGGCTTTCATCTCTGAAGGCTCACTCTCATTCCGCTGCAGCTTTCGTTTAGAAACAGATGATGATTTCCCCAAGTTGAAAAAGGAACGCCAGCTACCCACAGGAGactttttcatcttattttgaGGCCTCTTtctatgaaagagaaaataatcaatcAATATTAAGATAGCCATGGGTCTGTCTTTTCttatagaaaagaaatgaacacatgACAGAAAGAACCAAACAGCCTGGAGAGGCATAAGTGAAATAGTAAGCAAACATCTACCTTCCAGACAGCACACTCTACACAGTGCAGCCAAAGCAGAAAATGGATATTAAACATGCAGATTTTAGTAGTAGTAACTATTTTCACAAAGATCATTCTTATACATGTCTTCATATTTGGATCCAACCTCACAAACTGCAAAATAAGTGGGAATAAGATGTCTCTGGGAATAGGAAATATTAAGTGTTCAAAAATAACACAGagttaaagaaaatgattttaggtATGAGTAGAGACTAAGGGCaaaaaaataagacaaggatTAAGAACAATAACAAACATATACcgaatgccaggcactgtgctacctGCCTTATATGTAATATCTCCTTTAAATCAGATATAACCacatgaggtaggtactattactcTCATTTTG
The sequence above is a segment of the Theropithecus gelada isolate Dixy chromosome 14, Tgel_1.0, whole genome shotgun sequence genome. Coding sequences within it:
- the ARHGAP32 gene encoding rho GTPase-activating protein 32, with product METESESSTSGDDSVFWLESEVIIQVTDCEEEEREEKFRKMKSSVHSEEDDFVPELHRNVHPRERPDWEETLSAMARGADVPEIPGDLTLKTCGSTASMKVKHVKKLPFTKGHFPKMAECAHFHYENVEFGSIQLSLSEEQNEVMKNGCESKELVYLVQIACQGKSWIVKRSYEDFRVLDKHLHLCIYDRRFSQLSELPRSDTLKDSPESVTQMLMAYLSRLSAIAGNKINCGPALTWMEIDNKGNHLLVHEESSINTPAVGAAHVIKRYTARAPDELTLEVGDIVSVIDMPPKVLSTWWRGKHGFQVGLFPGHCVELINQKVPQSVTNSVPKPVSKKHGKLITFLRTFMKSRPTKQKLKQRGILKERVFGCDLGEHLLNSGFEVPQVLQSCTAFIERYGIVDGIYRLSGVASNIQRLRHEFDSEHVPDLTKEPYVQDIHSVGSLCKLYFRELPNPLLTYQLYEKFSDAVSAATDEERLIKIHDVIQQLPPPHYRTLEFLMRHLSLLADYCSITNMHAKNLAIVWAPNLLRSKQIESACFSGTAAFMEVRIQSVVVEFILNHVDVLFSGKISMVMQEGAASLSRPKSLLVSSPSTKLLTLEEAQARTQAQVNSPIVTENKYIEVGEGPAALQGKFHTIIEFPLERKRPQNKMKKSPVGSWRSFFNLGKSSSVSKRKLQRNESEPSEMKAMALKGGRAEGTLRSAKSEESLTSLHAVDGDSKLFRPRRPRSSSDALSASFNGEMLGNRCNSYDNLPHDNESEEEGGLLHIPALMSPHSAEDVDLSPPDIGVASLDFDPMSFQCSPPKAESECLESGASFLDSPGYSKDKTSANKKDAETGGSQCQTPGSTASSEPVSPLQEKLSPFFTLDLSPTEEKSSKPSSFTEKVVYAFSPKIGRKLSKSPSMNISEPISVTLPPRVSEVIGTVSNTTAQNASSSAWDKCIEERDATNRSPTQIVKMKTNETDAQEGCESEVQPLDQVAAEEVELPGKEDQSVSSSQSKAVASGQTQTGAVTHDPPQDSVPVSSVSLIPPPPPPKNVARMLALALAESAQQASTQSLKRPGTSQAGYTNYGDIAVATTEDNLPSSYSAVALDKAYFQTDRPAEQFHLQNNAPGNCDHPLPETTAVGDPTHSNTTESGEQYHQVDLTGNQPHQTYLSGDPEKARITSVPLDSEKSDDLISFPEDQSGKNSMPAVSFLDQVQSPPRFYSGDQPPSYLGASVDKPHHPLEFADKSPTPPNLPRDKIFLPSGSLADKSPTPPNLPRDKIYPPSGSPEENTSTATMTYMTTTPATAQMSTKEVSWDVAEQPTTADFAAATLQRTHRTNRPLPPPPSQRSAEQPPVVGQVQAATNIGLNNSHKVQGAVPVPERPPEPRAVDDPASAFISDSGAAAAQCPMATAVQPGLPEKVRDGARAPLLHLRAESVPAHPCGFPTPLPPTRTMESKMAAAIHSSSADATSSSNYHSFVTASSASVDDALPLPLPVPQPKHASQKTVYSSFARPDVTTEPFGPENCLHFSMTPNCQYRPQSVPPHHSKLEQHQVYGARSEPPASMGLRYNTYVAPGRNASGHHSKPCSRIEYVSSLSSSVRNTCYPEDIPPYPTIRRVQSLHAPPSSMIRSVPISRTEVPPDDEPVYCPRPLYQYKPYQSSQARSDYHVTQLQPYFENGRVHYRYSPYSSSSSSYYSPDGALCDVDAYGTVQLRPLHRLPNRDFAFYNPRLQGKNLYSYAGLPPRPRANVTGYFSPNDHNVVNMPPAADVRHTYTSWDLEDMEKYRMQSIRRESRARQKVKGPVMSQYDNMTPAVQDDLGGIYVIHLRSKSDPGKTGLLSVAEGKESRHAAKAISPDGEDRFYRRHPEAEMDRAHHHGGHGSTQPEKPSLPQKQSSLRSRKLPDMGCSLPEHRAHQEASHRQFCESKNGPPYPQGAGQLDYGSKGIPDTSEPVSYHNSGVKYAASGQESLRLNHKEVRLSKEMERPWARQPSAPEKHSRDCYKEEEHLTQSMVPPPKPERSHSLKLHHTQNVERDPSVLYQYQPHGKRQSSVAVVSQYDNLEDYHPLPQHQRGVFAGGGMGTYVPPGFPHPQSRTYATALGQGAFLPTELSLQHPETQIHAE